A stretch of Colletotrichum lupini chromosome 2, complete sequence DNA encodes these proteins:
- a CDS encoding hydroxyethylthiazole kinase, which yields MRSSPSPGSARKAQPDVNPALAQTGLRGARPPISWGLRKPCGSQTPAPPRAKKEPKPTKVSELEKRLDELTTQLSATTQQPHQGGVGVGGRRSSEVATTVANGTVVGSANSPLPPSGSIAPASARIPINCDHLFPPEEVIVVGGEGGWSDTSPAPSASTADDHHTVGSSQTDNGGASGMGSASTAPNESPWPLNNEQSKVLQVFLDDMQPLYPFVIVPPHMSPTQLAAERPFLWKGIMMTACHLDATKQVLLGEELLQDIVQAAFMKPKKSLDVLQGLQLLIAWYHYNINSYQLTNLLFLARSMCVSLGFKDSPMQLAERGGKGTGLSISFQKPESEARKVQTPEQISAQLELMRAFAGCYYLNTLVFTTNKRPDAFMNTTYLESCCRQIEEAAEYPNDALLVHLFKIQQLAQTISLTLGTESTSFQSLQLPLTMVVQSFQQQLDIFKTSLPEHLKDNVGLLAHISIAQVLLYEIGIPEARGPASFISLTERLELLWGCCSAAKQFLEIRFPRNHLSLQPRFTCLSSSDFLYVFIVCLKLMTLDQVPGWDLPLVQKHLDLGGVVESQVAHLEVFVAHRSGKFRRAAADAAAARGEEEARGPATDVPGPKVVDPFVRLTEMLRYFKDIVKGELCGLKSQPAIQEPIQLPANLSDGTQAMIRDLDASFWTGVLGEDAAGTWDVGIDYSLYLVTDSTPAILGGRDLSSVVAAAARGGVTIVQYRDKTSDTGELVANARKLHAVCREAGVPLLINDRVDVALAVGCEGVHIGQDDMELTAARKILGPDAIIGVTASTIEEALKACEDGADYLGIGTVFATSTKENTKHIIGTAGLRTILTKLAAAGHLPRVKTVCIGGLNPSNIQRVLYQSANPDASSPASLDGVALVSAIVAAKDPESASRNLLELVKTSPSYRSTTSSSSGSGSDASASPVDVDNLLAQIPSVITCVATTSPLSHNMTNLVVQNFAANVALAVGASPIMANYGQEAPDLARLGGSLVVNMGTVTPDGIANYLLALSAYNAARRPVVFDPVGAGATSIRRNAVKTILAGGYLDLIKGNEGEIKTVWGEGALEQQKGVDSSSTLAPAQKAKLVRDLARRERNVVLMTGKTDYLSDGKRTLAVDNGHELLGQITGTGCVLGTTVSAMLAAWADEDKLLAVLAGLLHFEIAAERAAVRADVQGPGTFVPAFIDELARVRRVTVEGDLTWLQGVKVKAVEVE from the exons ATGCGGTCTTCCCCGTCCCCGGGCTCGGCGAGGAAAGCTCAGCCCGATGTAAACCCGGCACTTGCCCAGACGGGTCTCCGCGGTGCCCGCCCGCCCATCAGCTGGGG GCTCCGCAAGCCGTGCGGTTCGCAGACCCCTGCGCCGCCCAGGGCGAAGAAGGAACCCAAGCCTACCAAAGTCTCTGAGCTGGAGAAGAGGCTGGATGAGTTGACGACGCAGTTGAGCGCGACGACGCAGCAGCCGCATCAGGGcggtgttggtgttggtggCAGGAGGAGCAGCGAGGTCGCGACGACCGTCGCCAACGGGACCGTCGTCGGGAGCGCAAACTCGCCGCTTCCGCCTAGCGGTAGCATCGCGCCGGCGTCGGCTAGGATACCGATCAACTGCGATCACCTTTTCCCGCCAGAGGaggtcatcgtcgtcggggGCGAGGGGGGGTGGTCCGACACGTCGCCTGCGCCGAGTGCGTCTACGGCGGATGATCACCATACGGTCGGGAGCAGCCAAACCGACAACGGCGGCGCCTCGGGGATGGGGTCCGCGTCTACAGCACCGAACGAGTCACCCTGGCCGCTGAACAACGAGCAGAGTAAAGTTCTTCAAGTATTTCTGGACGACATGCAGCCGCTGTACCCCTTTGTCATTGTACCCCCTCACATGAGCCCTACGCAGCTGGCCGCCGAGAGGCCGTTCCTGTGGAAGGGCATTATGATGACGGCGTGCCACTTGGACGCGACGAAGCAGGTTCTGCTAGGGGAAGAGCTGTTGCAGGATATCGTGCAGGCGGCGTTCATGAAGCCCAAAAAGAGCCTAGACGTGCTGCAGGGGCTGCAGCTCCTGATTGCATGGTACCACTACAACATCAACAGTTACCAGCTCACGAACCTGCTGTTCCTGGCGCGGTCGATGTGCGTTAGTTTGGGTTTCAAGGATAGTCCCATGCAGCTGGCCGAGCGAGGCGGGAAGGGGACGGGGCTCTCTATTAGTTTCCAGAAGCCTGAGAGTGAGGCGAGGAAGGTGCAGACGCCGGAGCAGATTTCGGCGCAGTTGGAGCTGATGAGGGCTTTTGCTGGATGTTATTACCTCAACACACT CGTCTTCACGACGAATAAGCGGCCAGACGCCTTTATGAACACGACGTACCTCGAGTCTTGCTGCCGACAGATTGAGGAGGCGGCGGAGTACCCCAACGACGCGCTCCTGGTACACCTCTTCAAGATTCAGCAACTCGCGCAGACAATTTCTCTCACGCTCGGGACGGAGAGCACGAGCTTCCAGTCGCTGCAGCTGCCCCTGACCATGGTCGTCCAGAGTTTCCAGCAGCAGCTCGACATCTTCAAGACGTCGCTGCCGGAGCATCTCAAAGACAATG TCGGCCTCCTCGCGCACATCAGCATAGCGCAAGTTCTCCTCTACGAAATCGGCATCCCCGAAGCCCGGGGCCCGGCCTCCTTCATCTCCCTCACGGAACGCCTCGAGCTCCTCTGGGGCTGCTGCAGCGCCGCCAAACAGTTTCTCGAGATCCGCTTCCCGCGCAACCACCTCAGCTTGCAGCCGCGCTTCACCTGCCTCAGCTCATCGGATTTCCTGTACGTCTTCATCGTGTGCCTGAAGCTCATGACGCTCGACCAGGTGCCCGGATGGGACCTGCCGCTGGTGCAGAAGCACCTCGACCTCGGCGGGGTCGTCGAGAGCCAGGTGGCGCACTTGGAGGTTTTTGTGGCGCATCGGAGCGGGAAGTTTaggagggcggcggcggacgcGGCTGCTGCGAGGGGGGAAGAAGAAGCGAGAGGTCCAGCGACGGATGTGCCGGGCCCGAAGGTGGTCGATCCGTTCGTGAGGCTGACGGAGATGCTGCGGTACTTCAAGGATATCGTCAAGGGCGAGCTGTGCGGTCTCAAGTCGCAGCCGGCGATCCAGGAGCCGATTCAGTTGCCCGCCAACTTGTCGGACGGGACGCAGGCCATGATTCGGGATCTGGATGCGTCGTTTTGGACGGGCGTGCTTGGAGAGGATGCTGCTGGGACGTGGGATGTCGGGA TAGACTACTCCCTCTACCTCGTCACCGACTCCACCCCCGCCATCCTCGGCGGCCGCGACCTGTCGTCCGTCGTCGCGGCCGCCGCCCGGGGCGGCGTCACCATCGTGCAGTACCGCGACAAGACGAGCGACACGGGCGAGCTCGTCGCCAATGCCAGGAAGCTGCACGCCGTCTGCCGCGAGGCGGGCGTGCCGCTGCTCATCAACGACCGGGTCGATGTCGCGCTCGCTGTTGGGTGTGAGGGTGTGCATATCGGGCAGGATGATATGG AGCTCACTGCCGCGAGAAAGATCCTCGGCCCGGACGCCATCATCGGTGTCACGGCCAGCACCATCGAGGAGGCCCTCAAGGCCTGTGAGGATGGAGCAGACTACCTAGGCATCGGCACCGTCTTTGCCACATCAAC CAAAGAAAACACAAAACACATCATCGGCACCGCAGGCCTCCGCACAATCCTCACCAAGCTCGCCGCGGCAGGCCACCTCCCCCGCGTAAAGACGGTCTGCATCGGCGGCCTCAACCCCTCCAACATCCAGCGCGTCCTCTACCAGTCCGCCAACCCCGACGCATCATCCCCCGCAAGCCTCGACGGCGTCGCCCTCGTCAGCGCCATCGTCGCCGCCAAGGACCCGGAATCCGCCTCCCGCAACCTCCTCGAGCTCGTGAAAACGAGCCCGTCGTACCGAAGCAccacctcttcctcctccggcTCCGGTTCCGATGCCTCTGCCTCCCCCGTCGACGTCGACAACCTCCTCGCCCAGATCCCCTCCGTAATCACCTGCGTAGCAACAACCTCCCCCCTCTCCCACAACATGACAAACCTGGTCGTCCAAAACTTCGCCGCAAACGTCGCCCTCGCCGTCGGTGCATCCCCCATCATGGCAAACTACGGCCAGGAAGCCCCCGACCTCGCGCGTCTAGGCGGCAGCCTCGTCGTGAACATGGGCACCGTCACCCCCGACGGCATCGCAAACTACCTCCTCGCCTTGTCCGCCTACAACGCCGCGCGCAGGCCCGTGGTGTTCGATCCCGTCGGCGCGGGCGCCACGTCGATCCGGAGGAACGCCGTCAAGACGATCCTGGCGGGCGGGTACCTGGATCTCATCAAGGGCAACGAGGGGGAGATCAAGACGGTGTGGGGTGAGGGGGCGCTGGAGCAGCAAAAGGGGGTCGATTCGTCGTCTACTCTGGCCCCGGCGCAGAAAGCAAAGCTGGTGCGGGACCTCGCGAGGAGGGAGAGGAACGTGGTGCTCATGACGGGCAAGACGGATTACCTATCAGACGGCAAGCGCACGCTGGCCGTAGACAACGGGCACGAGCTGCTGGGCCAGATCACGGGCACGGGGTGCGTGTTGGGCACGACCGTCTCGGCTATGCTGGCGGCGTGGGCGGACGAGGATAAGTTGCTCGCTGTGCTGGCGGGGTTGCTGCACTTTGAGATTGCGGCTGAGCGGGCTGCTGTGCGGGCTGATGTACAGGGTCCGGGGACGTTTGTGCCGGCGTTTATTGATGAACTTGCGAGGGTGAGGAGGGTGACTGTCGAGGGGGATCTGACGTGGTTGCAAGGGGTCAAGGTCAAGGCTGTCGAAGTTGAGTGA
- a CDS encoding isochorismatase, which yields MSITRTLRAHLPFPQLAQPRPSGLLFRPRFLTTASMSDPATRRLQRPVIFVCDLQDKFRNAIFEFDKVVKTTSKLLRAADTLKIPVYTTTQNRARLGDTVTELAPYLQESDLVRPSVDKTKFSMWVPEIAAQFEGKGKHEVLIVGIESHICVTQTALDLLAEGHKVYVLADGVSSCNREEVPIALARLRGEGVTVTTSESVIYEMMGDAARPEFKSVVGLVKDTGKDTKEVLQALAPKI from the exons ATGTCGATTACAAGAACTCTCCGGGCACATCTACCTTTCCCTCAATTAGCACAACCTCGACCGTCCGGACTCCTATTCCGACCCCGCTTCCTGACGACCGCGAGCATGTCTGACCCCGCGACTCGCCGCCTGCAAAGGCCGGTCATTTT CGTCTGCGACCTCCAAGACAAGTTCCGCAACGCAATCTTCGAATTCGACAAGGTCGTAAAGACAACCTCCAAGCTCCTCCGCGCCGCAGACACACTCAAGATCCCAGTCTACACCACGACCCAGAACCGCGCCCGCCTAGGCGACACCGTCACCGAGCTCGCGCCCTACCTCCAAGAATCGGACCTCGTGCGCCCGTCCGTGGATAAGACCAAGTTCAGCATGTGGGTTCCCGAGATTGCTGCGCAGTTCGAGGGGAAGGGGAAGCACGAGGTGTTGATCGTGGGCATCGAGTCGCATATCTGCGTGACGCAGACGGCGCTGGATTTGTTGGCCGAGGGGCATAAGGTGTATGTGCTCGCGGACGGGGTGAGTAGCTGTAACCGCGAGGAGGTGCCGATCGCGCTGGCGAGGttgaggggggagggggtcACGGTGACGACGAGCGAGAGCGTGATTTATGAGATGATGGGGGATGCGGCGCGGCCCGAGTTTAAGAGCGTTGTCGGGTTGGTCAAGGATACGGGGAAGGATACGAAAGAGGTTTTGCAGGCTTTGGCGCCCAAGATTTAG
- a CDS encoding GDSL-like Lipase/Acylhydrolase, translated as MAKPYPHVVLFGDSLFQGSVVTFEGFCFQAELQCHVNRRYDVVNRGFSGWNSANALKYLPEMFPPPSPSGPQLKYLLVLLGANDAVQPMHTTTQNVPLEEYKQNLIKIVTHPNITAHNPKILLVTPPPIDEIRITKLDLAWGHPKPTRTARISAGYTQAARDVAAEVPGVVCIDLWQALMDHAVAKTPGFKAGGPLLGTPELGEQGGLADLLPDGLHLSGEAYRVFYQTVLPHIGQEYVGLPDDDRTDYVFPDWRDLNPPA; from the exons ATGGCT AAACCGTACCCTCACGTTGTGCTCTTTGGAGATTCTCTGTTCCAAGGGTCCGTAGTGACCTTTGAAGGCTTTTGCTTCCAGGCCGAGCTTCAATGTC ATGTAAATCGCCGTTATGACGTTGTCAACCGTGGGTTTTCGGGTTGGAATTCGGCGAATGCTTTGAAATATCTTCCCGAGATGTTTCCCCCTCCTTCACCTTCAGGGCCACAGCTGAAGTACCTG CTGGTCCTTCTGGGCGCAAACGATGCAGTTCAGCCCATGCACACGACAACCCAAAATGTGCCCCTAGAAGAGTACAAGCAGAATCTCATCAAGATCGTCACGCACCCCAACATCACAGCCCATAACCCCAAGATCCTCCTCGTCACGCCGCCGCCCATCGACGAGATCCGCATCACCAAGCTGGACCTGGCCTGGGGTCACCCGAAGCCGACCCGGACCGCCAGGATCAGCGCGGGATACACCCAGGCGGCCCGCGACGTCGCCGCCGAGGTCCCCGGCGTGGTCTGCATCGACCTGTGGCAGGCTCTCATGGACCACGCCGTCGCCAAGACGCCTGGCTTCAAGGCCGGAGGGCCCTTGCTCGGCACCCCGGAGCTCGGCGAGCAGGGCGGGCTCGCGGACCTCTTGCCGGACGGCCTCCACTTGAGCGGCGAAGCGTATAGGGTGTTTTATCAGACGGTGCTGCCTCACATTGGGCAAGAGTACGTCGGTCTGCCTGACGACGATCGTACGGACTATGTCTTTCCAGATTGGCGGGATCTCAACCCTCCGGCGTAG
- a CDS encoding BP28CT domain-containing protein, with protein sequence MASSLAAQLAQIAANSKASLDVRAQKAAHSKSLLFEPRVAATQSYQALYTICLEGFEELCELDGRFKPFGLTLFSEQSMSEDRTQMTAAENAELDKKVESFLRLVGSRLRLMPSLRALEWLVRRFRIHENNTKSLITTFLPYHSIPGFVTLLSILPSKIPNEYRFLNPYIKSLTSPPRSVLVHEAIHKADFLSTLSEYTLEACRNQQQYPTLISFWGGIMTEAVNGLLENMRSGRQAVQQDNNEAFLHRVGPTLAEAMTMKKVPNMQIASYMAVTIVAAKGSFDDATLSAFMEQIVHGWTSETVRPGLVCLCILAQYRSAKQLSGKVTKALLKVQDLGEILVELGQERRVDKLTNGLCIAFIERLCKKGDARGLPIIRVILMSKILKGKQIAVIFKSLVLAAHRLDDEVDKDGEIRKELGSTLIDLSRFSGETSEIIRTVLEEVDFDVEELEMKLDVSIRQRKALPGTQEDTEMDGSQPVAPTKENLRETIQELSGQTRALPSCLSTSTGDVYDEFSRLFLRVVSQQSEDPTLLADFDQLPSLSRRTAVSDHTYITFFVRIWSGPYPTLARAAAVDTVRRRLSDGDGNDLDFQALIPYCLVALVDSSKKVRRAAAELLIQIGHFFPHQSKAAKASVWGGKKLYDDSDKVQWLDADTISRLLHGVILPALEECIMHEDHIRAVLHSTLDSSAKGESSEGKKALSSSGRASILSFLASHVVATPLIRVKSNLLSILNRIRGVSSTSRTKVLLPAFRWWASLSAEEADRLAEAEEVDQSLLHTTFAEIVVPNDSEGLECLLSIMKDSASAKRPELVRSISARIRAMWGSMKADTKFDVAQTMLELSQARQVSQDEEDIIADEAADFLRNVELTTEILAYFLESIQTGTKLITEPPANKRRRTSSSEANRGVVSAQASAELSATLRSVTFVLQLVDGSQPATHPELLDSLFGTLSELQHFRTVIGSELGYLQNLVLTSLIAMVPAYRDNKSLKIDSSGGHGDLLVNCIQKSSSPIVQNSALLLIASLATAAPDLVLHSVMPIFTFMGASVLRQNDDHSAHVVNQTIKEVVPPLMASLKKGKRNPIAGATELLQSFVTAYEHIPAHRKQGLFVALINTLGPDEFLYALLAMLVDRYGPNDNLMAFASELLGVYSAEVQLQTLAKLLDLISDIFKPKPGLSATLLGVGEDLSEKKPEAIAIQQLTVFPALLSSRKLRKEITILTERDDMDSSKIRDLYAILLRDVLALAETVKQQKALHECCGNALANLLNLLSIGEFIKSVENLLDRTEIDLRRKVLRALEVRVDQEGVADVASRTALLAFLPQLTAAIRDTDDLKYKHTAVSCIDKIAEKYGKKDIEAVAGAAATIAGPHCLGQPDVSLRVMALLCLASLVDVLQDGILPIVNIAISQAILYIEQSVENDEAANELHNAAFAFITALAQHLPYMISEKHLDNILLASNKSAEANLDNEADDERINCLRFLARKVEAKTMLASLQKNWIPAAEAGFDATEEWVDIFGVVVDSQPKSVVTKNVTTLSTILLNSLDLRRREHIKGKLTNATAQYVAKIEASINDVTLKMIYKLNDAAFRPIFTQIIEWSTQLPKQDATGRTLRRFSVYGFLQVFFEGLKSIVTNYATYIVDDAVEIINGTDLKLPEQKELWQRVLSTLARCFEHDQDDFWQAPAHFGKVAPVLTAQFLHASSSFDLTGELIPAVVELASAADSQEHQKELNTAILRHLRSEHAPIRLAAVRCQQQLAEKLGEEWLSALPEMLPYISELQDDDDETVERETHQWIVKIEGVLGESLDSMLQ encoded by the exons ATGGCGTCCTCTCTTGCTGCGCAATTGGCGCAGATCGCCGCCAACTCGAAGGCATCTCTGGATGTCAGGGCGCAAAAGGCTGCCCACTCAAAGTCCCTCCTCTTCGAGCCGAGAGTGGCGGCGACACAGAGCTACCAGGCGCTCTACACGATATGCTTGGAAGGCTTCGAGGAGCTGTGCGAGCTCGATGGACGGTTCAAGCCGTTTGGCCTGACGCTCTTTAGCGAGCAGAGCATGAGCGAGGACCGCACCCAGATGACTGCCGCTGAGAATGCCGAATTAGACAAAAAGGTTGAGTCCTTCCTGCGCCTCGTTGGAAGCAGGCTGAGGCTTATGCCTTCGCTTCGTGCCCTCGAATGGCTTGTGCGAAGATTCAG AATCCACGAGAACAACACAAAGTCTCTGATCACGACCTTCCTCCCGTACCACTCGATCCCCGGCTTCGTCACCTTACTCTCGATCCTGCCGTCCAAGATCCCCAACGAGTACCGATTCTTGAACCCTTACATCAAGTCGCTCACTTCACCTCCACGATCTGTTCTGGTCCACGAAGCGATCCACAAAGCCGATTTCCTCAGCACCCTCTCCGAATATACCCTGGAGGCCTGCAGAAACCAGCAGCAATACCCGACCTTGATCTCATTCTGGGGCGGAATCATGACGGAAGCCGTGAACGGTCTGCTTGAGAACATGCGCTCAGGTCGCCAGGCTGTTCAGCAGGACAACAACGAAGCCTTCCTCCATCGCGTCGGCCCCACCCTCGCCGAGGCAATGACCATGAAGAAGGTCCCCAACATGCAGATCGCTTCTTACATGGCCGTCACTATTGTTGCGGCCAAGGGAAGCTTCGACGACGCGACTCTGTCGGCTTTCATGGAGCAGATTGTCCACGGTTGGACCAGCGAGACTGTGCGCCCTGGCCTGGTGTGCTTGTGCATCCTGGCTCAGTACCGATCCGCGAAACAGCTTTCTGGAAAGGTCACCAAGGCCTTGTTGAAGGTGCAGGACCTTGGAGAGATTCTCGTTGAGCTTGGTCAGGAAAGGAGGGTGGACAAGCTCACCAACGGCCTGTGCATCGCCTTTATCGAAAGACTCTGCAAGAAGGGCGATGCCCGGGGACTGCCAATCATTCGGGTAATCCTGATGAGCAAGATCCTGAAGGGGAAGCAGATTGCTGTCATCTTCAAGTCTCTGGTTCTCGCGGCCCATAGACTCGACGACGAGGTCGACAAGGACGGCGAAATTCGCAAGGAGCTCGGTTCGACACTCATCGATCTTTCGCGCTTTTCCGGAGAAACTAGCGAGATCATCCGGACGGTTCTCGAGGAAGTCGATTTCGATGTGGAGGAGCTGGAGATGAAGCTCGATGTCTCTATTCGCCAGAGAAAAGCACTGCCCGGAACCCAGGAGGATACCGAGATGGATGGATCCCAGCCCGTTGCGCCGACAAAGGAGAACCTGAGAGAGACTATTCAGGAGCTCTCTGGCCAGACGCGCGCACTCCCATCGTGCCTCTCAACTAGCACTGGCGACGTCTACGACGAGTTCAGTAGACTCTTCCTCCGGGTCGTGTCTCAGCAGTCCGAAGACCCGACACTTCTGGCCGATTTCGACCAGCTGCCGTCTTTGAGCCGACGAACTGCAGTCAGCGATCACACCTACATTACCTTCTTCGTCCGCATTTGGTCCGGCCCATACCCGACTCTGGCTCGCGCCGCTGCTGTCGACACTGTCAGGAGACGTCTGAGCGACGGCGATGGCAACGATCTTGACTTCCAGGCCCTTATCCCTTACTGCCTCGTTGCTCTCGTGGACTCCTCAAAGAAGGTTCGCCGTGCTGCGGCTGAGCTCCTCATCCAAATAGGCCACTTCTTCCCTCACCAGTCCAAGGCCGCGAAGGCTTCTGTTTGGGGTGGCAAGAAGCTTTACGACGACAGCGACAAGGTGCAGTGGCTGGATGCCGATACCATTTCTCGCCTCCTTCACGGCGTCATTCTTCCGGCTCTAGAGGAGTGCATCATGCACGAGGATCACATTCGTGCCGTCCTCCACTCGACACTCGACAGCAGCGCCAAGGGCGAGAGCAGCGAAGGAAAGAAGGCACTGAGCTCTTCTGGTAGGGCCTCGATTCTCTCGTTCCTTGCCAGCCACGTCGTCGCAACGCCGCTCATTAGAGTCAAGTCCAACCTGCTCTCGATCCTCAACCGCATCAGGGGAGTATCATCCACCTCTAGAACAAAGGTCCTGTTGCCGGCTTTCCGATGGTGGGCGTCGTTGTCCGCTGAGGAAGCGGACCGTCTGGCCGAGGCTGAGGAAGTCGACCAGTCATTGCTGCATACGACCTTTGCCGAGATTGTCGTGCCGAACGACAGCGAAGGCCTCGAGTGCCTCCTCTCCATTATGAAGGATTCCGCCTCCGCCAAGCGTCCCGAGCTGGTCAGATCCATCTCGGCGCGCATTCGTGCTATGTGGGGCTCAATGAAGGCCGATACAAAGTTTGATGTGGCCCAGACGATGCTTGAGCTCTCTCAGGCACGACAGGTATCCCAGGACGAAGAGGACATTATCGCTGACGAGGCGGCTGATTTCCTGAGAAACGTTGAGCTCACGACAGAGATCTTGGCTTACTTCCTCGAGTCTATCCAGACCGGCACGAAGCTCATCACCGAGCCCCCTGCCAACAAGCGACGCAGGACCAGCTCCTCCGAGGCCAACCGAGGTGTTGTCAGCGCCCAGGCCAGTGCCGAGCTCAGCGCAACCCTTAGATCCGTCACCTTTGTCCTCCAGCTCGTTGACGGCTCGCAGCCTGCCACCCACCCCGAGTTGCTGGACAGCCTCTTTGGCACTCTCTCCGAGCTTCAGCACTTCCGTACTGTCATCGGATCGGAGCTTGGATACCTGCAAAACCTGGTGCTTACAAGTTTGATTGCCATGGTCCCTGCCTACAGAGACAACAAGAGCCTGAAGATTGACAGCTCGGGAGGCCACGGCGATTTGCTTGTCAACTGCATCCAGAAGTCTTCCAGCCCCATTGTGCAAAACTCGGCCCTTCTCCTGATTGCCAGCCTTGCTACTGCCGCGCCTGATCTTGTGCTTCATAGCGTGATGCCCATCTTCACTTTCATGGGTGCCTCTGTCCTCCGCCAGAACGATGATCACTCAGCTCATGTTGTCAACCAGACCATCAAGGAGGTTGTGCCGCCCCTGATGGCGTCGCTCAAGAAGGGCAAGAGAAATCCCATTGCGGGTGCCACAGAGCTGCTGCAGAGCTTCGTTACTGCCTACGAGCATATCCCCGCACACCGCAAGCAGGGCCTGTTTGTCGCTCTCATTAACACCCTCGGACCGGATGAGTTTCTGTACGCGCTGTTGGCTATGCTTGTCGATAGATACGGCCCCAACGACAACCTCATGGCATTTGCCTCTGAACTTCTTGGCGTCTACAGCGCCGAGGTGCAGCTTCAGACCCTGGCTAAGCTCCTGGACTTGATCAGTGACATTTTCAAGCCCAAGCCAGGCCTTTCGGCTACCCTTTTGGGAGTTGGCGAGGATCTGTCAGAGAAGAAGCCCGAGGCCATTGCAATTCAGCAGTTGACTGTGTTCCCCGCTCTGCTCTCCAGCAGAAAACTGCGAAAGGAGATTACCATTCTCACAGAAAGGGACGACATGGATTCTTCGAAGATTCGGGACTTGTATGCCATCCTTCTCAGAGACGTCCTGGCCCTTGCGGAGACCGTCAAGCAGCAGAAGGCGCTGCACGAGTGCTGTGGCAATGCCTTGGCCAACCTCCTCAACCTCCTTTCCATCGGCGAGTTCATCAAGTCGGTTGAGAACCTCCTGGACCGTACCGAAATTGACCTTCGTCGCAAGGTCCTCCGTGCCCTCGAGGTCCGCGTGGACCAGGAGGGTGTTGCGGACGTTGCCTCCAGAACTGCACTTCTTGCTTTCCTGCCCCAGCTCACCGCCGCGATCCGGGACACGGACGACCTCAAGTACAAGCACACTGCCGTTTCTTGCATCGACAAAATCGCAGAGAAGTATGGCAAGAAGGATATCGAGGCCGTCGCGGGTGCGGCAGCAACCATCGCCGGACCCCACTGCCTCGGCCAGCCCGATGTTAGCCTCCGTGTCATGGCATTGCTTTGCCTTGCCTCTTTGGTCGATGTGCTTCAAGACGGTATTCTGCCTATTGTCAACATTGCTATTTCTCAGGCAATTCTCTACATCGAGCAGAGCGTGGAGAATGACGAGGCCGCCAACGAACTGCACAATGCGGCATTTGCATTCATCACTGCTCTCGCGCAGCACCTGCCTTACATGATCTCGGAGAAGCACCTGGATAATATCCTACTTGCTTCCAACAAGTCAGCCGAGGCTAACCTGGATAACGAAGCCGACGATGAGCGCATCAACTGTCTCAGATTCCTTGCCAGAAAGGTTGAGGCCAAGACGATGTTGGCCAGCCTGCAGAAGAACTGGATCCCGGCTGCCGAGGCTGGTTTCGAC GCCACCGAGGAATGGGTCGACATCTTTGGAGTTGTGGTTGATAGCCAGCCCAAATCGGTTGTCACCAAGAACGTCACTACCTTGTCCACAATCCTGCTCAACTCCTTGGACCTTCGCAGACGGGAACACATCAAGGGCAAGCTCACAAACGCGACAGCTCAATATGTTGCCAAGATCGAGGCCTCCATCAACGACGTTACGCTCAAGATGATTTACAAGCTCAACGACGCGGCCTTCAGGCCCATCTTCACCCAGATCATCGAGTGGTCCACACAGCTGCCCAAGCAAGACGCCACAGGACGTACCCTGCGCCGCTTCAGCGTCTACGGGTTCCTCCAGGTCTTCTTCGAGGGCCTCAAGTCCATCGTCACCAACTACGCTACCTACATTGTGGACGACGCCGTCGAAATCATCAACGGCACCGACTTGAAGCTGCCCGAGCAAAAGGAGCTCTGGCAGCGCGTGCTGTCTACGCTGGCGAGGTGCTTCGAGCACGACCAGGACGATTTCTGGCAGGCGCCCGCCCACTTTGGCAAGGTCGCTCCCGTCTTGACAGCGCAGTTCCTCCACGCCTCCTCGTCCTTCGATTTGACTGGCGAGCTCATTCCCGCGGTGGTCGAGCTGGCCTCGGCGGCGGACTCGCAGGAGCACCAAAAGGAGCTCAACACAGCCATCCTGCGCCACCTCCGCTCCGAGCACGCGCCCATCCGTCTGGCGGCCGTCAGGTGCCAGCAGCAGCTTGCCGAGAAGCTCGGCGAGGAGTGGCTGTCGGCACTGCCTGAGATGCTCCCTTACATCAGCGAGCTCCaggacgacgatgacgagacCGTCGAGCGGGAGACGCACCAGTGGATCGTCAAGATCGAGGGAGTCCTTGGCGAAAGCTTGGACTCTATGCTGCAGTAG